Genomic DNA from Desulfovulcanus ferrireducens:
AGCCAAAGGACGGACAGAAGTGCACAGGATATACCATCTGGACAGAGGATACGAAAAAATGGAGGAAAAACTTTCCTTAGTTGGGGCGCGTATTTGGAGAGAAGAAGCTTAAAAAGTTTATCGTGAAATATCTCATTTCTTTGTAAGGGTCGCCCTACCAGAATGTTAGCTTTTTTGTAGTTGTTCGATATTTTTCATTTTGTCCTTGACAACAATAATCATCCTTGGATTATTGGCATTTTAATCGTACTGGAAAAGTTGGATCCCCAAAGGCTTGCCTAGATAATTTTGAGTTACGAATTATTTTCTGACACATTATATTAGGCTAAAAATATATTTATTTTTTCGATTTTTTGGGTAAAAATTTATAGAATAAATGTTTAACCAATTTTTAAAAGTATAATTAGAGGAGCATCCGTATGAATTTGAAAATTAAGCACAAATTTTTACTAGTCATGTTGGTTATTTTTTCCATACCGCTTTTTATGTTTGTCGCCACCTCTTTTATCAACTCCAAACAAAAAAGTGACGGACTGGTGATCAATTTAGCCGGAAGGCAGAGGATGCTAACCCAGAAGATGAGTAAAGAGATTCTGCATATTGTTTACAATATGAAAGAAGCAGGGCGTGTGGACAAATCTCATGTAAGATCCCTCAAAAATACTATTGAGCTTTTTGATATTACTTTGACTAGTCTAATCGAGTCTGGACCTGCTCCGGTCACTTTGGATCCTGATGGTGAGAAAAGGATGCTCCCCTCGGCTAAAGAGCCTGTAGCCAGTCAGCTAAAACAAGTTAAACAATTATGGATGCCGTTTAAAAAAGAGTTGCAGAAGGCCTTAAAGACATATGATCCAAATGCGGTTCAATATATTTTAAAAAATAATATTCCCTTGTTAAAAGCCATGAACAAGGCGGTAGGTTTGATGCAGGATCAGGCAGAGAAAAAAGTAAAGCTTTTGTTTTATGTTGAAGTCCTGGGACTGTGTTTGGGCATTTTAATAATACTCTTTACCTGGTTCTGGATCAATAAGTCAATTTCAGGACCTATTACTCTGGTAGTTGAGTTCGCACAAAAGATGGCCAATGGAGACTTTACCCAACAACTATCCATCAAGCAAAGAGATGAATTAGGCGACTTGGCCGAAGCCTTGAATGAAATGGCCAAAAAATTACGCAATATATTTAATAACGTCATTCAAGGGGTGCAGACTCTGACTTCTTCTTCTACTGACCTTTCTTCTATATCCACCATGCTTTCTTCTGCAGCCGGACAGACTTCTGAGAAAGCACAAATGGTGGCTGCAGCAGCAGAAGAGTTAAGTGCAAATATGTCTACTTTAGCTACCTCCATGGAGCATGCCTCAAACAATATAACCACTGTGGCCACGGGTACAGAGGAGATGAGTGTAACAATAGATCAGATAGCCCAAAATACTGATAGGGCCAGAGAAATCACCACGAAGGCAGTGGAACAGGCCCAGACAACATCTAGCAACGTGGGAGAGTTGGGTAAAGCAGCTCAAAAAATCGGAGAAGTTATCGACACTATCAATATGATTTCTAACCAGACCAATCTGTTGGCTCTTAATGCGACCATAGAGGCTGCACGGGCAGGCGAGGCAGGTAAAGGATTTGCTGTAGTGGCCAACGAAATTAAAGACCTGGCCAGACAGACCTCTGAGGCTACTGAAGATATAAATCAGAGAATTCATGCTATTCAGGAGTCAACCAATAATGCAGTGGACGACATTGAACAGATTTTAATGGTAATCAATGAAGTAAACGAGATAGTCTCGACCATAGCCGCAGCTGTCCAGGAGCAAACTACCACGACCAAAGACATGGCTGAAAATATCAGTCAGGCTGCGACAGGCATTCAGGAAATTAATGAAAACGTGGCACAGAGTTCGTCTGTTTCCGGTGAAATCGCAAGGGATATATCTGACGTGTATAGCCGGGCCGAGGAAATAGATAATAGTAGCAGTCAGCTCAAGAACAGTTCTGAAAAGTTGCTTGATTTGGCAGAAAATTTACGGACATTGATCGAAAAATTTAAAATATAAATCAGACCAGCCAAGATTTTCTATGTCTCTTTTGTAAAAAATTACTTCCTAAGATGCGCCTGCAAAAAGGGATTTTTTGCAGGCAATGTTGAATTTTGAATGATGAATGTTGAATTATTTGAATAGGTTACAAGATGGAGATGTTTATCAAAACTGTAAAATTTTAATTATTGCAGTTGCATCTCCTAAGTTGAGTGATTTTTTATTTGGCTTTGTATTAAACACATTGGAATAAAAGTACACTTTGAGCCAGCGATTTTAACCCAATGGGAGAGATTGCCACGGGCAGCTTCGCTGCCCTCGCAATGACAATCTCGCCCTTGTCATTGCGAGCGAAAAAAAGTGGAGCGAAGAACCTCAAACGTTAAACTGCAAAAAAATCGCTCAACTTAGGTGGTTTTTAGTTCATTAAATTTTGATTACGATAAGAGGGGCTTTTATAATGAGAAGAAAAGCGAAACTTTTTTTCATAAGCTTGGTTGTACTTGCTTTGCCTGCTGTTACCTGTTTTGCCCAAAATAATTCTTATGTAGGTTCGGCCAAATGTGGGGAATGCCACGAAGATGAATATAATAAATTTACTACTTATTCTAAAAAAGCCAAGTCCTGGAAAAGTATAAAGATCATGGCCTCAGACTTAACTTCTGAAGAAATTGAAGGATGTTATCAATGTCATACAACCGGGCACGGCCAACCAGGAGGATTTGTCAATATAGAACAAACCCCTCATCTTGCTGATGTAGGTTGTGAGACCTGTCATGGCCCGGGCAAGGCCCATATAGAGGCTGATGGTGACCCGGAACTTATCAAAAGGGATTTAACAGAGAAGGACTGTACTCGCTGTCATAATCAAGAACGGGTACAGACATTTGATTTCCGGCCTTTGATTTGTGCAGGGGCACACTAATATCAATGATAAAACGAAGATGAGAAGATAGTAAGTTAAGAAAGTTAAATAAAGTTGAACAGTTAACTTTGAACTTGAATAATAAAAAAGGAACTATGATGTTTGGCTTC
This window encodes:
- a CDS encoding methyl-accepting chemotaxis protein — translated: MNLKIKHKFLLVMLVIFSIPLFMFVATSFINSKQKSDGLVINLAGRQRMLTQKMSKEILHIVYNMKEAGRVDKSHVRSLKNTIELFDITLTSLIESGPAPVTLDPDGEKRMLPSAKEPVASQLKQVKQLWMPFKKELQKALKTYDPNAVQYILKNNIPLLKAMNKAVGLMQDQAEKKVKLLFYVEVLGLCLGILIILFTWFWINKSISGPITLVVEFAQKMANGDFTQQLSIKQRDELGDLAEALNEMAKKLRNIFNNVIQGVQTLTSSSTDLSSISTMLSSAAGQTSEKAQMVAAAAEELSANMSTLATSMEHASNNITTVATGTEEMSVTIDQIAQNTDRAREITTKAVEQAQTTSSNVGELGKAAQKIGEVIDTINMISNQTNLLALNATIEAARAGEAGKGFAVVANEIKDLARQTSEATEDINQRIHAIQESTNNAVDDIEQILMVINEVNEIVSTIAAAVQEQTTTTKDMAENISQAATGIQEINENVAQSSSVSGEIARDISDVYSRAEEIDNSSSQLKNSSEKLLDLAENLRTLIEKFKI
- a CDS encoding cytochrome c family protein; the encoded protein is MRRKAKLFFISLVVLALPAVTCFAQNNSYVGSAKCGECHEDEYNKFTTYSKKAKSWKSIKIMASDLTSEEIEGCYQCHTTGHGQPGGFVNIEQTPHLADVGCETCHGPGKAHIEADGDPELIKRDLTEKDCTRCHNQERVQTFDFRPLICAGAH